From Microbacterium invictum, the proteins below share one genomic window:
- a CDS encoding DUF1932 domain-containing protein, which translates to MTTITILGLGEAGSRYARGLAGAGAEVRGYDPAHELGDPAVTQTPTLEEALAGADVVVSLVAGHIAASIADDALPHVRAGAVYADLNSGAPEVKQRIASAAAVRGVLMADVAVLAPVVRAGHRTPLLASGDGATTLADALAPFGVPVDVLEGPAGDASRLRLLRSVFMKGLAALTLEGLTAAQAIGAEDWLRGQIAAELGPDGDALLERLVDGSGQHAVRRAHEVRAAVAALEALGTPADMSRATLEWLERLATPRDA; encoded by the coding sequence ATGACGACGATCACGATCCTGGGGCTCGGCGAGGCAGGCAGCCGCTATGCACGCGGTCTGGCGGGTGCCGGCGCCGAGGTGCGCGGCTACGATCCGGCCCATGAGCTCGGTGACCCGGCCGTGACCCAGACGCCGACGCTCGAGGAGGCTCTGGCCGGAGCCGACGTCGTGGTCAGTCTCGTGGCCGGCCACATCGCGGCATCCATCGCCGACGACGCATTGCCGCACGTGCGGGCGGGCGCCGTGTACGCGGACCTCAATTCGGGCGCACCCGAAGTCAAACAGCGGATCGCCTCCGCGGCCGCCGTGCGCGGCGTGCTGATGGCCGACGTCGCGGTGCTCGCTCCGGTCGTGCGCGCCGGGCACCGCACTCCGCTGCTGGCCAGCGGCGACGGGGCGACGACGCTCGCCGACGCCCTGGCACCGTTCGGCGTGCCGGTCGACGTGCTCGAGGGCCCAGCCGGGGACGCCTCGCGCCTGCGGCTGCTGCGCAGCGTCTTCATGAAGGGACTCGCCGCGCTGACCCTCGAGGGGCTCACCGCCGCCCAGGCGATCGGCGCCGAGGACTGGCTGCGCGGGCAGATCGCCGCCGAGCTCGGACCCGACGGCGACGCCCTGCTCGAGCGCCTGGTCGACGGGTCCGGACAGCACGCCGTGCGCCGCGCCCACGAGGTGCGCGCCGCGGTCGCCGCGCTCGAGGCACTCGGGACACCCGCGGATATGTCGCGGGCGACGCTCGAGTGGCTCGAACGGCTCGCCACGCCTCGGGACGCCTGA
- a CDS encoding GntR family transcriptional regulator, which translates to MSDATQTSTQPAAEDGSADLSQHIREAIMRGEFAPHQRLIEADLSDRFGASRATVRTALLHLAGEGIVERLPNRGARVRSITIDEAVEIVEVRIGLESLCASKAAEHLTDTAADQLRAIRRDLEDAVGRGDLMAYASLNQEMDRQIRELSGHATATQLLERLRAQSARHQFRLSFVAGRAAVSLGEHVAIIDGVLGRDPEAAAAATRAHLLGIIDVLRTLD; encoded by the coding sequence ATGTCGGATGCCACGCAGACGTCCACCCAGCCCGCCGCGGAAGACGGCTCGGCTGATCTCTCCCAGCACATCCGCGAGGCGATCATGCGCGGCGAGTTCGCCCCGCATCAGCGACTCATCGAAGCCGACCTGAGCGACCGGTTCGGTGCGAGCCGGGCCACCGTGCGCACTGCGCTGCTGCACCTGGCCGGCGAGGGCATCGTCGAACGGCTCCCCAACCGCGGCGCCCGGGTGCGGTCGATCACGATCGACGAGGCCGTGGAGATCGTCGAGGTGCGCATCGGGCTCGAGTCGCTGTGCGCGAGCAAGGCGGCCGAGCACCTCACCGACACGGCGGCCGACCAGCTGCGCGCCATCCGCCGCGATCTGGAGGATGCCGTCGGACGGGGCGATCTGATGGCCTACGCGAGCCTCAACCAGGAGATGGACCGGCAGATCCGCGAGCTCAGCGGCCACGCCACTGCGACCCAGCTGCTCGAGCGCCTGCGTGCGCAGTCGGCGCGGCACCAGTTCCGGCTGAGCTTCGTCGCCGGCCGGGCCGCGGTGTCACTCGGTGAGCACGTCGCGATCATCGACGGGGTGCTCGGCCGCGACCCTGAGGCCGCCGCCGCCGCGACGCGGGCGCATCTGCTCGGCATCATCGACGTGCTCCGCACACTCGACTGA
- a CDS encoding branched-chain amino acid ABC transporter permease, translating to MNQVTKLLQNGWVRLAVGVVVAAILVILPLVLPVFANQTLTRIGVYAVAVLGLNIIMGYSGQVMLGQIFFLGVGAYVTAYGVGNDWNVVVVFLAACVIPGILGLIIALAAARLGGLAIAMVTIALPIIGVPLAKRLSDLTGGSQGVSARFSSAPEWTGLDNDQWQYYIVVGIAAVAFVLAFNLVRGKYGRAMAIVRDNESVARSMGISPYRYKVMAFTVASIFGGVSGFLYMVAVQYTSPETMSFHHSISLLAAMVVGGAASIAGSLIGGAYYVLVPQVTNAIDPTITAISQGIILVAVLFVLPGGIVSLPRVIRRLLRRRGTPGAASTQTTPPPSRDAAPTTEGPETERQGQA from the coding sequence ATGAACCAGGTCACAAAGCTCTTGCAGAACGGCTGGGTGCGGCTCGCGGTCGGCGTCGTCGTGGCGGCGATCCTCGTGATCCTGCCGCTCGTGCTGCCCGTGTTCGCGAACCAGACGCTCACGCGGATCGGCGTCTATGCCGTCGCCGTGCTGGGCCTCAACATCATCATGGGTTACTCCGGGCAGGTCATGCTCGGGCAGATCTTCTTCCTCGGTGTCGGCGCGTACGTCACCGCGTACGGCGTCGGAAACGACTGGAACGTCGTCGTCGTCTTCCTCGCGGCGTGTGTCATCCCCGGCATCCTCGGCCTCATCATCGCGCTGGCCGCCGCACGACTGGGCGGACTCGCGATCGCGATGGTCACCATCGCGCTGCCCATCATCGGCGTACCCCTGGCCAAGCGGCTCTCCGACCTCACCGGGGGGTCGCAGGGCGTGTCCGCGCGCTTCTCCTCGGCGCCGGAGTGGACCGGCCTCGACAACGACCAGTGGCAGTACTACATAGTCGTCGGCATCGCCGCCGTCGCCTTCGTACTCGCCTTCAACCTCGTGCGCGGCAAGTACGGCCGGGCGATGGCCATCGTGCGCGACAACGAGTCGGTCGCCCGGTCCATGGGCATCTCGCCCTACCGCTACAAGGTGATGGCCTTCACCGTCGCGTCGATCTTCGGCGGCGTGAGCGGCTTCCTCTACATGGTCGCCGTGCAGTACACCTCGCCCGAGACCATGAGCTTCCATCACTCGATCAGCCTGCTGGCGGCGATGGTCGTCGGCGGGGCGGCGAGTATCGCCGGCTCTCTCATCGGCGGTGCGTACTACGTGCTCGTGCCGCAGGTCACCAACGCGATCGACCCGACGATCACCGCGATCAGCCAGGGCATCATCCTCGTCGCCGTGCTGTTCGTGCTGCCCGGCGGAATCGTGTCCCTGCCCCGCGTCATCCGTCGGCTGCTGCGCCGGCGCGGCACGCCGGGCGCGGCATCCACCCAGACCACTCCGCCCCCGAGCCGCGACGCGGCACCGACGACGGAGGGACCAGAAACAGAGAGGCAAGGTCAGGCATGA
- a CDS encoding IclR family transcriptional regulator domain-containing protein, giving the protein MARSSAGESVLHKHLRVLDCFDAWHPFLTLSEIAESAGLARSSAHRLVAELEREGLLERLPDRTYRLGVRLWEYASRTPGAVGLREIARPWLGAVHERVRQHVQLGVLSGRDVLFIERMSTPDAVVNATLIGGRIPLHASSSGLVLLAHADPSVIAAVAESDLRVYTDHTIRTGTELSAVLRRVRAEGWAVTEGHIHPESRGIAVPVHGPDGSVYAAAGVVVPTDGSSPAPYVELLHRAARGITRDLAEAYRADVDERPHGIRRLMRGSTRSLAYLESLEHDPADPGLS; this is encoded by the coding sequence GTGGCGCGAAGCTCAGCCGGCGAGTCGGTGCTGCACAAGCATCTGCGCGTGCTCGACTGCTTCGACGCCTGGCATCCATTCCTGACACTCAGCGAGATCGCCGAGTCGGCGGGACTGGCCAGGTCGTCGGCGCACCGCCTGGTTGCTGAGCTGGAGCGCGAGGGTCTTCTCGAGCGCCTCCCCGATCGCACCTACCGGCTCGGGGTGCGGCTGTGGGAGTACGCCAGCCGCACGCCCGGCGCGGTCGGGCTGCGCGAGATCGCCCGGCCTTGGCTCGGCGCGGTGCACGAGCGCGTGCGCCAGCACGTGCAGCTGGGCGTGCTCAGCGGGCGCGATGTTCTCTTCATCGAGCGCATGTCGACACCGGATGCCGTGGTCAATGCCACCCTGATCGGCGGCCGCATCCCGTTGCACGCCTCGTCGAGCGGGCTGGTGCTGCTCGCCCACGCCGACCCGTCGGTGATTGCGGCGGTCGCCGAGAGCGACCTCCGCGTCTACACCGACCACACGATCCGCACCGGCACGGAGCTGTCGGCCGTGCTGCGCCGCGTGCGGGCGGAGGGGTGGGCGGTGACCGAGGGGCACATCCATCCCGAGTCGCGCGGCATCGCGGTGCCGGTGCACGGTCCCGACGGCTCGGTGTACGCGGCGGCCGGCGTGGTCGTGCCCACCGACGGTTCGTCGCCGGCGCCGTATGTGGAACTGCTGCACCGCGCCGCGCGCGGCATCACCCGCGACCTGGCCGAGGCGTACCGCGCCGACGTCGACGAGCGGCCCCACGGCATCCGCCGCCTCATGCGCGGGTCGACACGCTCGCTCGCCTACCTCGAGAGCCTCGAGCACGACCCGGCCGACCCGGGACTATCGTGA
- a CDS encoding ABC transporter ATP-binding protein, whose translation MAAELTLHDVSLHFGGIKVLQEVGFTVEPGQIFGLVGPNGAGKTSLFNCISGHYRPSSGSIRIDDVEVTAKPAWRMSRLGLARTFQHAALQLDKTVLENVMLGAHPRLRGGPVEWSLRLPFTRNDERTLRAEALDLLERLDLGWAAHRTPDELSHGLHKGIELSRALLLRPRLLMLDEPAAGLPHSEVDRLIELIRGVRDDFDVTIVVVEHHMGLIAALTERVVVLDHGRKLMEGTAAEAQSDPRVIEAYIGKDAADDAA comes from the coding sequence ATGGCTGCTGAGCTGACCTTGCACGACGTGAGCCTGCACTTCGGTGGCATCAAAGTGCTCCAGGAGGTCGGCTTCACCGTCGAACCCGGCCAGATCTTCGGGCTCGTAGGGCCCAACGGCGCCGGCAAGACGTCGCTGTTCAACTGCATCAGCGGGCACTACCGGCCCTCGAGCGGCAGCATCCGCATCGACGACGTCGAGGTCACCGCCAAGCCCGCGTGGCGCATGTCGCGCCTGGGGCTGGCCCGCACCTTCCAGCACGCGGCGCTGCAGTTGGACAAGACCGTGCTCGAGAACGTCATGCTCGGCGCCCATCCGCGGTTGCGCGGCGGACCCGTGGAATGGTCGCTGCGGCTTCCGTTCACCCGCAACGACGAACGCACGCTGCGCGCGGAAGCGCTCGACCTGCTCGAACGCCTCGACCTCGGCTGGGCCGCACACCGCACGCCCGACGAGCTGTCGCACGGGCTGCACAAGGGCATCGAACTGTCGCGGGCGCTGCTGCTGCGCCCCCGCCTGCTCATGCTCGACGAGCCGGCAGCCGGGCTGCCGCACTCGGAGGTCGACCGGCTCATCGAGCTGATCCGCGGCGTCCGCGACGACTTCGACGTGACCATCGTCGTCGTCGAGCACCACATGGGTCTCATCGCCGCGCTCACCGAGCGTGTCGTCGTGCTCGACCACGGCCGCAAGCTCATGGAGGGGACGGCCGCCGAAGCGCAGTCCGATCCCCGCGTCATCGAGGCGTATATCGGGAAGGACGCGGCTGATGACGCTGCTTGA
- a CDS encoding ABC transporter substrate-binding protein — protein sequence MHRSVKGAVGIVAMASAVALVVSGCARGGDDGDTGDDGEVTASPGITDTELSFGITSPLTGPTAGPGNCTADGALAYFGVKNAEGGIEFGDGKTRTIEITTYDDTYDPQKALSNFQQMVADDVFAAGIGLGTPTNRAWREAAIDEEVPQVLVMTGDPLFSDVEESPWQLGLVPTYMQEGAAFGELLVASGEPHKVAILSQNDDYGDGYVEGFKEAIGDADNIEVVGELTYEATDTSVDAQLTELAGTDADVFFNAMSITPLVISSLQKAQQLSWLPSWFLPSNTSSPVAILEPGGGAAFPGIYTVAFSESAASPAFQESEEGAAFLDALGEYTNQDGVPGFPHCVWSWIGASVLEEAFTKMEEPTRESFMEALRSISDFDAPFMLPGAAIDTTTDGTPAVSEVVVQKYNGKGYATAENFG from the coding sequence ATGCACAGAAGTGTGAAAGGCGCCGTCGGCATCGTCGCTATGGCGTCGGCTGTCGCACTCGTCGTCTCCGGCTGCGCGCGCGGCGGTGACGACGGCGACACCGGCGACGATGGCGAGGTCACGGCCAGCCCCGGCATCACCGACACCGAGCTCAGCTTCGGCATCACGAGTCCGCTGACCGGTCCGACGGCCGGCCCGGGCAACTGCACCGCCGACGGCGCGCTCGCCTATTTCGGCGTCAAGAACGCCGAAGGCGGCATCGAGTTCGGGGACGGCAAGACGCGCACCATCGAGATCACCACCTACGACGACACCTACGACCCGCAGAAGGCGCTGTCGAACTTCCAGCAGATGGTCGCCGACGACGTGTTCGCCGCCGGCATCGGCCTCGGTACGCCCACCAACCGCGCCTGGCGCGAAGCGGCGATCGACGAAGAGGTGCCGCAGGTGCTCGTCATGACCGGCGACCCGCTGTTCAGCGATGTGGAGGAGAGCCCGTGGCAGCTCGGCCTCGTGCCGACCTACATGCAGGAGGGCGCGGCGTTCGGTGAGCTGCTGGTCGCCTCGGGTGAGCCGCACAAGGTGGCGATCCTGTCACAGAACGACGACTACGGCGACGGCTACGTCGAAGGCTTCAAGGAGGCCATCGGCGACGCCGACAACATCGAGGTGGTCGGCGAGCTGACCTACGAGGCGACCGACACGAGCGTCGACGCGCAGCTCACCGAGCTGGCCGGCACCGACGCCGACGTGTTCTTCAACGCGATGTCGATCACGCCGCTGGTGATCTCGTCGCTGCAGAAGGCGCAGCAGCTGAGCTGGCTGCCCAGCTGGTTCCTGCCGTCGAACACGTCCAGCCCGGTGGCGATCCTCGAGCCCGGTGGCGGCGCCGCCTTCCCCGGCATCTACACCGTCGCCTTCTCCGAGTCGGCCGCGAGCCCGGCCTTCCAGGAGAGCGAAGAGGGCGCCGCGTTCCTCGACGCACTCGGTGAGTACACCAACCAGGACGGTGTCCCCGGCTTCCCGCACTGCGTGTGGAGCTGGATCGGGGCATCCGTGCTCGAAGAGGCGTTCACGAAGATGGAGGAGCCGACGCGCGAGAGCTTCATGGAAGCCCTGCGCAGCATCTCCGACTTCGACGCGCCGTTCATGCTGCCCGGTGCGGCCATCGACACGACCACCGACGGCACCCCCGCGGTGTCGGAGGTCGTCGTGCAGAAGTACAACGGCAAGGGATACGCGACGGCCGAGAACTTCGGCTGA
- a CDS encoding aminomethyl transferase family protein: MTSESLAEAITRAGSPVELLRNQNWPAFTFPVAPEFTNWRDEQRAWNTTVALMDQSHHMTQLFLHGDDLTPMLESISPNTFATFRRGVAKQLISVNKDGYLIGDGILFYNDEGPDGRVLIGHHLLIDWVRFNAEKAEAAGKDVHHRLEANSHMRQGPPTFYRYELQGPQANEVMTKVFGGPPPEIKFFHIGDVTIAGRPVKALRHGMAGQPGFEFYGPWEDNEIVLDALMAAGAEFGIRRVGAKAYSSSPLESGWVPTPFPAIFDDDFAEYRQWLPAARAGSIGGSLASPDIHDYYMTPYDLGLGRSVRFDHDFHGRAALERHAENQRRRKVTLIWHADDVAAVVRSQIEPGIPAKYLDFPKARYGLYQMDEIRKGDELVGISTDAGYVAFDQLYMSLATLDVGIADGEQVEVVWGEDPISRKGSVDAAHRQVRIRATVAPAPYHDFARTVYRANG; the protein is encoded by the coding sequence ATGACATCCGAGTCCCTCGCCGAGGCGATCACCCGCGCCGGCAGCCCCGTCGAGCTGCTGCGCAATCAGAACTGGCCGGCCTTCACCTTCCCGGTGGCGCCGGAGTTCACGAACTGGCGTGACGAGCAGCGAGCGTGGAACACCACGGTTGCGCTCATGGACCAGTCGCACCACATGACGCAGCTGTTCCTGCACGGTGATGACCTGACCCCGATGCTCGAGTCGATCTCGCCGAACACGTTCGCCACCTTCCGGCGCGGCGTGGCCAAGCAACTCATCTCGGTGAACAAGGACGGCTACCTGATCGGCGACGGCATCCTGTTCTACAACGACGAAGGACCCGACGGGCGCGTGCTGATCGGGCACCACCTCCTGATCGACTGGGTGCGGTTCAACGCCGAGAAAGCCGAAGCGGCCGGCAAGGACGTGCACCACCGGCTCGAGGCGAACTCGCACATGCGCCAGGGTCCGCCGACCTTCTACCGGTACGAGCTCCAGGGCCCGCAGGCGAACGAGGTCATGACCAAGGTGTTCGGCGGCCCGCCGCCCGAGATCAAGTTCTTCCACATCGGCGACGTCACGATCGCGGGCCGCCCGGTCAAGGCGCTGCGGCACGGCATGGCGGGGCAGCCCGGCTTCGAGTTCTACGGCCCGTGGGAGGACAACGAGATCGTGCTCGACGCTCTCATGGCCGCCGGTGCCGAGTTCGGCATCCGCCGCGTGGGGGCGAAGGCGTACTCGTCATCGCCACTCGAGTCCGGCTGGGTGCCCACCCCGTTCCCGGCGATCTTCGACGACGACTTCGCCGAGTACCGCCAATGGCTGCCCGCCGCCCGCGCCGGGTCGATCGGCGGGTCGCTGGCCTCGCCCGACATCCACGACTACTACATGACCCCGTACGACCTGGGCCTCGGCCGATCGGTGCGTTTCGACCACGACTTCCACGGCCGCGCTGCGCTCGAGAGGCACGCCGAGAATCAGCGCCGGCGCAAGGTGACCCTCATCTGGCACGCCGACGACGTTGCGGCGGTGGTCCGCTCCCAGATCGAGCCGGGCATCCCCGCGAAGTACCTCGACTTCCCGAAGGCGCGGTACGGGCTCTACCAGATGGACGAGATCCGCAAGGGTGACGAGCTCGTCGGGATCTCGACGGATGCCGGCTATGTCGCGTTCGACCAGCTCTACATGTCGCTGGCGACGCTCGACGTCGGCATCGCCGACGGCGAACAGGTCGAGGTCGTGTGGGGCGAGGATCCGATCTCGCGCAAGGGCTCGGTCGACGCCGCGCACCGGCAGGTGCGCATCCGTGCCACTGTCGCCCCGGCGCCGTACCACGACTTCGCCCGGACGGTGTATCGCGCGAACGGCTGA
- a CDS encoding ABC transporter ATP-binding protein encodes MTLLELEDVTAWYGPVQVLDAVSLTVPDNGAVGILGANGAGKTTTLRAISGAVRAGGRITFEGRDIRGMRPEQVAGLGIAHVPEGRGTLGQLTVRDNLRVGAYLRKDRRGVASDIDYCLDLFPQLKDRISSSGAALSGGEQQMLAVARAIMAKPTLLLLDEASLGLAPSTAKNVYEAIRRLRQDSGIAMLVVEQNANLAFSLVDSATVLEAGRNVLTGSSAELRGMDEIRRAYLGG; translated from the coding sequence ATGACGCTGCTTGAACTGGAGGACGTCACCGCCTGGTACGGCCCGGTGCAGGTGCTCGACGCGGTCTCGCTGACCGTGCCCGACAACGGTGCGGTGGGCATCCTCGGCGCGAACGGCGCGGGCAAGACCACCACGCTGCGGGCGATCAGCGGCGCCGTGCGCGCCGGCGGTCGCATCACCTTCGAGGGGCGCGACATCCGAGGCATGCGACCCGAGCAGGTGGCGGGGCTCGGCATCGCGCATGTCCCCGAGGGACGCGGCACGCTCGGACAGCTCACGGTGCGCGATAACCTCCGCGTCGGCGCCTACCTGCGTAAGGATCGCCGCGGCGTGGCATCCGACATCGACTACTGTCTCGACCTGTTTCCGCAATTGAAGGACCGCATCTCCTCCAGCGGCGCGGCGCTGTCGGGCGGCGAGCAGCAGATGCTCGCGGTCGCCCGCGCGATCATGGCCAAGCCCACTCTGCTGCTGCTGGACGAGGCCTCACTCGGACTCGCGCCGAGCACGGCGAAGAACGTCTACGAGGCGATCCGGCGGCTGCGGCAGGATTCGGGCATCGCGATGCTCGTGGTCGAGCAGAACGCGAACCTGGCCTTCTCCCTCGTCGACTCCGCGACCGTGCTCGAAGCGGGGCGCAACGTGCTCACCGGTTCCTCGGCGGAACTGCGCGGGATGGACGAGATCCGCCGAGCCTACTTGGGAGGGTGA
- a CDS encoding branched-chain amino acid ABC transporter permease → MDTFIQLVVDGLSLGSIYAALALAIVLVNQSTGLINFAQGAMAVLSAYIAYVLLGWGLPTILAILGSVVVSFVIGAVVERLLIRRFEGGDPDTAVVVTIGLLTLFTGICGWLWGYNNRQFPSLFPLTTVDIFGAVISIRSLGTTLVIIAIMVLLQVMFLGTKLGLALRAVSVNPQSASLSGLPVGRLLMVGWGLAAALGAVAGALVAPQLTLTPGMMDTALVYALAAVIIGGLNSPMGAVVAAWGIGVLENLAAVYVPFIGHDLKIAVPFLILFVVLLVRPQGLFGRKVVVRV, encoded by the coding sequence ATGGACACCTTCATCCAATTGGTCGTGGACGGGCTCTCGCTCGGCTCGATCTACGCTGCCCTCGCCCTCGCGATCGTGCTGGTCAACCAGTCGACGGGCCTCATCAACTTCGCACAGGGTGCGATGGCGGTGCTGTCGGCCTACATCGCGTACGTGCTGCTGGGCTGGGGGCTGCCGACGATCCTCGCGATCCTCGGGTCGGTCGTGGTCTCCTTCGTCATCGGCGCGGTCGTGGAGCGCCTGCTGATCCGCAGGTTCGAGGGGGGAGACCCCGACACCGCGGTCGTCGTCACGATCGGTCTGCTGACGCTGTTCACCGGCATCTGCGGGTGGCTGTGGGGCTACAACAACCGGCAGTTCCCGTCGCTGTTCCCCCTGACCACGGTCGACATCTTCGGTGCGGTCATCAGCATCCGGTCGCTCGGAACCACCCTGGTGATCATCGCCATCATGGTGCTGCTGCAGGTCATGTTCCTGGGCACGAAGCTCGGCCTGGCACTGCGTGCGGTCTCGGTCAACCCGCAGTCGGCGTCGCTCTCCGGGCTGCCGGTCGGGCGTCTCCTGATGGTCGGCTGGGGTCTGGCTGCCGCCCTCGGCGCCGTCGCGGGCGCGCTCGTGGCCCCGCAGCTGACGCTGACGCCCGGCATGATGGACACCGCCCTCGTCTACGCGCTCGCCGCCGTCATCATCGGCGGCCTCAACAGTCCCATGGGGGCTGTGGTCGCGGCCTGGGGGATCGGCGTGCTCGAGAACCTCGCGGCCGTGTACGTGCCCTTCATCGGGCATGACCTCAAGATCGCGGTGCCGTTCCTGATCCTGTTCGTCGTGCTGCTGGTGCGGCCCCAAGGCCTGTTCGGGCGGAAGGTCGTGGTGCGCGTCTGA